Proteins co-encoded in one Candidatus Thiodictyon syntrophicum genomic window:
- a CDS encoding YfiR family protein, with amino-acid sequence MFDAPTRGRIGRALWLALCLTCVALPGTAGESADLTRGLKVAYLYNFTRFVEWPRQAAEVPFVIAVIGDDPLAAALRQLEREGRRVGAAPIRIVQADAVAQIGDARILFVGTAAAARLPAILEAVADRPVLLVGDSPGFVGHGVAINFFLKPDILGEGERLRFAIDPRALQGRGLKVSSRLYDVAELVR; translated from the coding sequence GTGTTCGACGCACCGACCCGCGGACGCATCGGGCGAGCCCTGTGGCTCGCGCTGTGCCTGACGTGTGTCGCGCTGCCTGGGACGGCCGGGGAGAGCGCGGACCTGACCCGCGGTCTCAAGGTCGCCTATCTCTACAACTTCACCCGCTTCGTCGAGTGGCCGCGTCAGGCGGCCGAGGTCCCGTTCGTCATCGCGGTCATCGGCGATGATCCGCTGGCCGCGGCCCTGCGTCAGCTCGAACGCGAAGGCCGACGGGTCGGCGCCGCGCCGATCCGCATCGTGCAGGCGGACGCGGTGGCGCAGATCGGCGACGCCCGCATCCTGTTCGTCGGCACCGCGGCCGCGGCCAGGCTCCCCGCGATCCTGGAGGCAGTCGCGGACCGGCCCGTCCTCCTGGTCGGCGACAGCCCGGGATTCGTCGGGCACGGCGTCGCGATCAACTTCTTCCTTAAGCCGGATATCCTGGGCGAAGGGGAGCGCCTGCGCTTCGCGATCGACCCGCGGGCGCTTCAAGGCCGCGGCCTCAAGGTCTCGTCACGTCTCTACGATGTCGCGGAGCTCGTGCGATGA
- a CDS encoding TonB-dependent receptor plug domain-containing protein yields the protein MNRSLCALVLAGLAAVPAAPSRGADLLDLPFNDLLAVKIRSAGKREEEVRDIPASVTIVTREEIARYGWVTFEELLRSVPGFYLLDNTEDRFVGTRGAVGGGVQFLVNGIPQHPALQKTLTTTEIARLDVPVESIDRVEIIRGPMSVIYGNNAFQGVINVVTNAIERHGPRVSAGLGSRRSGQVFARVGNASAVGFVSLNLGAYRTDGLDGAYADMLSPAQLARLHPGAHAGIDGDQDLRLGSLDVSAQWHDWQAKVRLNRRDWGIYALTPPFDEGTRIQLDTLHASLGYAHRFSDDLGLRITGIYSSEHYDAYQIDMLLPEVHGQQHQSSRRLEVEANLHWRPVATLDTIAGYRLLKLYDVRNRAFLYPFIDQIDRLEPVVTHDLFAEASWQAGPRLRLVGGLRLSLLPDSYRETKQQGRSQGPRQLSFPNQDTLPVNGRIALLWSPRPSQVLKLAWGTASQDTDQINLPEAERIETWEANYTLTCTRWMLNAGVFYNQLSGLARTIQQVDPRTGFYLSQDDNSGRWRTLGLELIGEARPLPPLNLSASLTWQRTEDPAGPLAPGYSPALVAKLKADWHRGPLTFAAYGNYVAPMQADWDFVAGPEQGLVARIGEEVPGYWDLGLNLRWDPTGQGPYASLHVSNLLNAEIRYPANELTDLDRGLIGPGRVVTLTLGYAF from the coding sequence GTGAACCGTTCCTTATGCGCGCTCGTCCTGGCTGGCCTTGCCGCGGTACCGGCGGCACCATCGCGCGGCGCCGACCTGCTCGACCTGCCCTTCAATGACCTGTTGGCGGTGAAGATCCGCTCTGCCGGCAAGCGTGAGGAGGAGGTCCGCGACATCCCGGCCAGCGTGACCATCGTCACCCGCGAGGAGATCGCCCGCTACGGCTGGGTGACCTTCGAGGAACTGCTGCGCAGCGTGCCCGGCTTCTATCTGCTCGACAACACCGAGGACCGGTTCGTCGGCACCCGCGGCGCGGTCGGCGGCGGGGTGCAATTCCTGGTCAACGGCATCCCCCAGCACCCCGCGCTGCAGAAGACCCTGACCACCACCGAGATCGCCCGGCTGGATGTCCCCGTAGAGTCCATCGACCGGGTCGAGATCATCCGCGGACCCATGTCGGTGATCTACGGCAACAACGCCTTCCAGGGCGTCATCAACGTCGTGACTAACGCGATCGAGCGCCACGGCCCCCGGGTCTCCGCCGGCCTGGGCAGCCGCCGCAGCGGACAGGTCTTCGCGCGCGTCGGCAACGCCTCCGCCGTCGGCTTCGTCTCGCTGAACCTGGGCGCCTACCGCACGGACGGTCTGGACGGGGCCTACGCGGACATGCTGAGTCCCGCGCAACTGGCCAGACTCCACCCCGGCGCGCACGCTGGGATCGACGGGGACCAGGACCTGCGCCTCGGGAGCCTCGATGTCTCGGCCCAGTGGCACGACTGGCAGGCCAAGGTGCGTCTGAACCGGCGCGACTGGGGCATCTACGCCTTGACCCCGCCCTTCGACGAGGGCACCCGCATCCAACTGGACACCCTCCACGCCTCGCTGGGCTACGCGCATCGCTTCAGCGACGACCTGGGGCTGAGGATCACCGGCATCTACAGCAGCGAGCACTATGACGCCTACCAGATCGATATGCTGCTGCCAGAGGTCCACGGCCAGCAACACCAGTCCTCGCGTCGCCTCGAGGTCGAGGCCAATCTGCACTGGCGCCCGGTTGCCACGCTCGACACCATCGCCGGCTACCGACTGCTCAAGCTCTACGACGTGCGCAACCGTGCATTCCTCTATCCCTTCATCGACCAGATCGACCGGCTGGAGCCGGTCGTCACCCATGACCTGTTCGCCGAGGCCAGTTGGCAGGCCGGCCCGCGGCTGCGTCTGGTCGGCGGCCTGCGCTTAAGCCTGCTGCCAGACAGCTACCGGGAGACGAAGCAGCAGGGGCGCAGCCAAGGGCCTCGGCAACTGTCCTTCCCGAACCAGGACACCCTGCCTGTCAACGGCCGGATCGCGCTCTTGTGGAGCCCCCGCCCGAGCCAGGTGCTTAAACTCGCCTGGGGTACCGCGTCCCAAGATACCGATCAGATCAACCTGCCCGAGGCCGAGCGTATCGAGACCTGGGAGGCCAATTACACCCTGACCTGCACGCGCTGGATGCTCAACGCCGGGGTCTTCTACAACCAACTGAGCGGGCTTGCGCGCACCATCCAGCAGGTCGATCCGAGGACCGGGTTCTACCTGAGCCAGGACGACAACTCGGGCCGCTGGCGCACCCTGGGCCTGGAGCTGATCGGCGAGGCCCGACCCCTGCCCCCGCTCAACTTGAGTGCCAGCCTCACCTGGCAGCGGACGGAGGACCCCGCGGGCCCCCTCGCCCCCGGCTATTCCCCGGCCCTGGTCGCGAAGCTCAAGGCCGACTGGCACCGGGGCCCACTGACCTTCGCCGCCTACGGGAACTACGTCGCCCCCATGCAGGCGGACTGGGACTTCGTCGCCGGACCCGAGCAGGGGCTGGTCGCGCGCATCGGCGAGGAGGTCCCCGGCTACTGGGACCTCGGACTCAACCTGCGCTGGGACCCGACCGGGCAGGGACCCTATGCATCCCTGCATGTCTCCAACCTGCTCAACGCCGAGATTCGCTATCCCGCCAACGAACTCACCGACCTCGACCGGGGGCTGATCGGACCCGGGCGGGTCGTCACGCTCACCCTGGGCTACGCCTTCTGA
- a CDS encoding ATP-binding protein: MITRKLPIGIQTFAKIREDDCYYVDKTGFIRRLIAEGSQYFLSRPRRFGKSLLIDTIAEVFAGNEPLFRGLEIHPHWDWSVRFPVIRLSFAEGVLHTRAGLGARIDDLLRINAEALELTLHPGLDVAGTFGDLIRRAQARHGQRVVVLVDEYDKPILDNLTDPEVAREMRDGLRNLYSVIKGADAHLRFAFLTGVSKFSKVSIFSGLNNLHDITVVPHYSALCGYTEADVDQVFAPELPGLDRAEVRRWYNGYNWTGEAVYNPFDLLLLFQDRVFRSYWFETGTPTFLVELLTARGFFTPDLAQLHSSEALLSAFDVEHIAPEALLWQTGYLTFHGSRRTGARIEHTLGYPNLEVQTALNDALLKGLMGDPMAAERAQSRLYDTLVGGDFATLRAHVQALFDAIPHHWHDNNPIARYEGFYASVFYSHIAALGLDLTPEDATVHGRIDLTLRFEAQIWLFEFKVVELAPAGRALQQLKDRGYADKYRALGQPIHLIGIEFSREQRTLVGFEVETLAPV, encoded by the coding sequence ATGATTACCCGTAAGCTGCCGATCGGTATCCAGACCTTCGCGAAGATCCGCGAGGACGACTGTTATTACGTCGACAAGACGGGCTTCATCCGGCGACTGATCGCCGAGGGCAGTCAGTACTTCCTCTCCCGCCCGCGGCGCTTCGGCAAGTCGCTGTTGATCGACACCATCGCCGAGGTCTTCGCCGGCAACGAGCCGCTGTTCCGTGGGCTTGAGATCCATCCGCACTGGGACTGGTCGGTGCGTTTCCCGGTCATCCGGCTGAGCTTCGCCGAGGGCGTGCTGCACACCCGCGCGGGGCTCGGCGCCCGGATCGACGACCTGCTGCGCATCAACGCCGAGGCGCTCGAGCTGACCCTGCATCCGGGGCTCGACGTGGCCGGCACCTTCGGCGACCTGATCCGCCGGGCGCAGGCCCGACACGGCCAACGGGTCGTGGTCTTGGTGGACGAATACGACAAGCCGATCCTCGACAATCTCACCGACCCCGAGGTGGCCCGCGAGATGCGCGACGGGCTGCGCAACCTGTATTCGGTCATCAAGGGCGCCGACGCGCACCTGCGCTTCGCCTTCCTGACCGGGGTCAGCAAATTCAGCAAGGTGAGCATCTTTTCCGGGCTCAACAACCTGCACGACATCACCGTGGTCCCGCACTATTCGGCCCTGTGCGGCTATACAGAGGCAGATGTGGATCAGGTCTTCGCCCCGGAACTGCCCGGGCTCGACCGGGCCGAGGTGCGCCGCTGGTACAACGGCTACAACTGGACCGGGGAGGCGGTCTACAACCCCTTCGACCTGCTGTTGCTCTTTCAGGATCGGGTCTTCCGCTCCTATTGGTTCGAGACCGGCACCCCGACCTTCCTGGTCGAACTGCTCACCGCGCGCGGCTTCTTCACCCCGGACCTGGCCCAGTTGCACAGTTCCGAGGCCCTGCTGTCGGCCTTCGACGTGGAGCACATCGCCCCCGAGGCCCTGCTGTGGCAGACCGGCTATCTGACCTTCCACGGCTCGCGGCGCACCGGGGCGCGCATCGAGCACACCCTGGGCTATCCGAACCTGGAAGTGCAGACCGCGCTCAACGACGCCCTGCTCAAGGGCCTGATGGGCGACCCCATGGCCGCCGAGCGGGCGCAGAGCCGGCTCTACGACACCCTGGTCGGCGGCGATTTCGCGACCCTGCGCGCCCATGTGCAGGCCCTGTTCGACGCCATTCCCCATCACTGGCACGACAACAACCCCATCGCCCGGTATGAGGGCTTCTATGCCAGCGTCTTCTACAGCCACATCGCCGCCCTGGGCCTGGACCTGACCCCCGAGGACGCGACCGTCCACGGGCGTATCGACCTGACGCTGCGCTTCGAGGCCCAAATCTGGCTGTTCGAGTTCAAGGTGGTGGAGCTCGCCCCCGCGGGTCGGGCGCTGCAGCAGCTCAAGGACCGCGGCTATGCGGACAAGTACCGCGCCCTGGGTCAGCCGATCCATCTCATCGGCATCGAATTCAGCCGCGAGCAGCGGACCCTGGTCGGCTTCGAGGTCGAGACCCTGGCGCCGGTCTGA
- a CDS encoding IS1634 family transposase, translated as MYIDIVPNRSSPPAILLRESFREGKKILKRTIANLSALSLSQAEAIRAVLKGKPLAAVDEVFEIIRSRAHGAVNAIRLAMEHLRLSALLGREACRERDLVLAMIAARVLDPQSKLATTRSWEHSTLGELFGVSDADENELYAALDWLRERQAVIEQRLAKRHLHEGGRVLYDLSSSYFEGESCPLAARGYSRDGKKGLLQVNYGLLTDARGCPVAISAFAGNTTDPETLMAQVDQLQHDFALQSVILVGDRGMISQTQVEALRERAGVAWITALKSGAIRQLAAAGTLQMDLFDERNLFECTDEDFPGERLIACRNPQLAKLRAAKRRQLLAATTTELETVQRMVANGRLKDPDKIGVRVGRVINKYKMAKHVVLDITATQFVFHIDEESVAAEAALDGLYVIRTPLPVAQVSSAEVVLHYKGLSHVEAAFRSLKSDDLQIRPIYHHTEERVRAHLFLCMLAYYVKWHMGEAWRSLLFADEDQERLTQRDPVAPATRSDAALEKVASKRLADGSPAHSFRTLLNELATIVRNTCRRKQASADEALFNIDTTPNPKQQTAFDLIKTIRV; from the coding sequence ATGTACATCGACATCGTTCCAAACCGCAGCTCGCCCCCTGCCATCTTGCTCCGCGAGTCGTTTCGCGAAGGCAAGAAGATCCTTAAGCGCACCATCGCCAACCTCTCGGCCTTGTCGCTGTCACAAGCCGAGGCGATTCGTGCCGTTCTCAAAGGCAAGCCGTTGGCCGCCGTTGATGAGGTCTTTGAAATCATCCGCTCGCGCGCGCATGGTGCGGTCAATGCGATCAGGCTGGCGATGGAGCACCTGCGGCTGAGTGCGCTCTTGGGGCGCGAAGCCTGCCGAGAGCGGGATCTGGTGCTGGCGATGATCGCCGCCCGGGTGCTAGACCCGCAAAGCAAACTGGCGACCACGCGCAGTTGGGAGCACAGCACCCTGGGCGAGCTGTTCGGGGTCAGTGATGCTGATGAAAATGAGCTGTACGCGGCCTTGGATTGGCTGCGGGAGCGTCAGGCGGTCATTGAGCAACGATTGGCCAAGCGCCACCTGCACGAGGGGGGCCGCGTGCTCTACGACCTCTCGTCGAGCTATTTCGAGGGTGAGTCCTGCCCCCTGGCCGCGCGTGGCTACTCCCGTGACGGGAAGAAGGGGCTGCTGCAAGTCAACTACGGCTTGCTGACTGATGCGCGCGGTTGTCCGGTGGCCATCTCGGCCTTTGCGGGCAATACCACTGACCCCGAGACCTTGATGGCGCAGGTGGATCAGCTGCAACACGACTTTGCCCTGCAATCGGTCATCCTGGTGGGGGATCGCGGAATGATCTCGCAAACCCAGGTTGAGGCCCTGCGGGAGCGTGCCGGAGTGGCGTGGATCACGGCACTCAAGAGCGGGGCGATTCGCCAACTGGCGGCGGCCGGTACGCTCCAGATGGATTTATTCGACGAGCGCAATCTCTTTGAATGCACCGACGAGGACTTTCCCGGCGAGCGGCTGATCGCGTGTCGCAATCCGCAACTGGCGAAATTGCGTGCGGCTAAGCGGCGCCAGCTCCTCGCGGCCACCACCACCGAATTAGAGACGGTACAACGGATGGTCGCCAATGGCCGACTGAAGGATCCGGACAAGATCGGCGTGCGGGTCGGGCGCGTGATCAACAAGTACAAGATGGCCAAGCATGTCGTGCTGGACATCACCGCCACGCAGTTCGTTTTCCATATCGATGAGGAGTCGGTGGCCGCAGAGGCGGCGCTGGACGGGCTCTACGTCATTCGCACGCCCCTGCCGGTCGCGCAGGTCAGCAGCGCCGAGGTCGTACTCCATTACAAGGGGTTGAGTCACGTCGAGGCGGCGTTCCGCTCGTTGAAAAGCGATGATCTACAGATTCGTCCGATCTACCACCATACCGAAGAGCGGGTGCGTGCCCATCTGTTTCTATGCATGCTCGCCTATTACGTCAAATGGCACATGGGCGAGGCGTGGCGCAGTCTTCTGTTCGCCGATGAAGATCAGGAGCGTCTCACCCAGCGCGATCCCGTGGCGCCCGCGACCCGTTCGGACGCGGCTTTGGAAAAAGTGGCGAGCAAGCGACTCGCCGACGGCTCACCGGCGCACAGCTTCCGGACCCTTCTCAATGAACTAGCCACCATCGTTCGCAATACCTGCCGACGTAAACAGGCCAGTGCCGATGAGGCGCTGTTCAACATCGACACCACTCCTAACCCCAAGCAGCAGACGGCATTCGATTTGATCAAAACGATCCGCGTGTAG
- a CDS encoding oxidoreductase, with product MTTDMGKPVWFITGCSTGFGRELALHTLRLGYPTVVTARHPAQVAELVAGHADLALVLPLDVTVPAQIAAAVAAAQARFGRIDVLVNNAGVGYFGSLEESDLDAVRAMFEINVWGLAAMTRAVLPGMRQRRGGTVVNLSSVGGLAAFPALSFYNASKFAVEALSEALAQEVAPLGIKVLLVEPGPFRTDWAGRSAAQAQRSIPDYDATAGARMAMIRGYSGQQPGDPRRAAAAIVQAVEAQDPPQRLLLGRMALDAVTAKLAAMTREFDQWAAVSVAADYPPDEL from the coding sequence ATGACGACCGATATGGGCAAACCTGTCTGGTTCATCACCGGTTGTTCGACCGGTTTCGGGCGCGAACTGGCGCTCCACACCCTGCGTTTGGGCTACCCGACGGTGGTCACCGCGCGCCACCCGGCCCAGGTCGCGGAACTCGTCGCCGGTCATGCCGACCTGGCCCTGGTCCTGCCTTTGGACGTGACGGTTCCCGCCCAGATCGCGGCCGCGGTCGCCGCCGCGCAGGCGCGGTTCGGCCGGATCGACGTCCTGGTCAACAATGCCGGGGTCGGTTATTTCGGCTCCCTGGAGGAGAGCGACCTGGACGCGGTGCGCGCCATGTTCGAGATCAATGTCTGGGGCTTGGCAGCGATGACCCGCGCCGTGCTCCCGGGGATGCGGCAGCGCCGCGGTGGGACTGTGGTCAATCTCTCGTCCGTGGGGGGGCTCGCGGCCTTTCCGGCCTTGAGCTTCTATAACGCCTCAAAGTTCGCGGTCGAGGCCCTGTCTGAAGCGCTGGCGCAGGAGGTCGCGCCGCTCGGCATCAAGGTGCTGCTGGTCGAGCCCGGGCCCTTCCGGACCGACTGGGCAGGGCGCTCGGCGGCCCAGGCGCAGCGCTCCATCCCGGACTATGACGCGACCGCCGGGGCGCGCATGGCGATGATCCGCGGCTACAGCGGTCAGCAGCCGGGCGATCCGCGACGCGCGGCGGCGGCGATCGTGCAGGCGGTCGAGGCGCAGGACCCGCCGCAGCGGCTGCTGCTGGGTCGGATGGCACTGGACGCAGTGACCGCCAAGCTGGCGGCGATGACGCGGGAGTTCGACCAGTGGGCCGCGGTCAGCGTCGCTGCCGATTATCCGCCGGACGAGTTGTAG
- a CDS encoding DUF349 domain-containing protein has translation MLFDRFLKKTRQAIEQRRPPENLLELALGRGDRGVRLDALRRLTSLPHLRAILTDDDDAAVREIAFARYRSLLAGTEGAELSLADRLAELAAVADLRLLEHLAREGTDGPVRRAAIERIASPAVLADCALHDSLTANRGAAVARLEDRQCLEQVVRQIGKKDKAVYRVAREKLRRQLERDEEPRRIAARCADLCERAERLGHLQQWTQDRALLEHLDGQWAQIAAQAEPEWERRYGAARAQFIAAEAAYRAANAAQLAAQESRTALRAARETLIVEAAGIAALDAAAAIRTARDLVAAAWKDLEPLPDAEQRGLDQRFNQHLEAAQTAWQTLTERGRQCERLRNVVARAEQVLKESKPLDLPQTLALIEQGRTLALGLAADASAAQPCAAFSALVERLQARLQGQRRHAEQRLAEIPARLDALAALVEAGELKKADPIHQSLQAALDLIASSGLPKGATADLGARLRALSPRLRDLQHWRRWGADQHREALCAAMEALCGQDLPLAAVAERLHVLKTDWQEVERAGSPANKPLWERFHQASAAVAERVRPLLALQAAEQDSNRAAREQVCGELETFLSRIDWERVEWKRVMRAEREVRHAWSLIGPCEPRERRRLERRYHEAITSMDQRLEAERARNQGLKRGLIERVRTLAEHPDLDAAINETKDLQRQWCTTVPARQRDENRLWQSFRAACDLVFERRAAQHQAQRGELAANLAAREALCDEALACAESQTDPRRLAAAQRDLEQRWREAESIPVPRPAVAALNRRWQEALGRLNQRRQALEDVAGRALFDLLIHRAALCEALEERLLDPAAAPVDPGLGEQEWASLPELPDRGQQEALEERRRAALEAATDPARLAALHDLAVANRERRERLCLELEVAAGVESPPALAQERLRLQVSRLAERMSEGEADSLRGAADLLRAWYLLGPAPRDAALQTRVERVRQALAVGASGGRAAESEAG, from the coding sequence ATGCTATTCGATCGCTTTCTGAAGAAGACGCGCCAGGCTATCGAGCAGAGAAGGCCGCCGGAGAACCTGCTGGAGCTGGCGCTGGGCCGCGGTGATCGCGGCGTCAGGCTTGACGCGCTGCGACGCCTGACGAGCCTGCCGCACCTGCGTGCGATCCTCACCGATGACGATGACGCCGCCGTGCGCGAGATCGCCTTCGCGCGTTATCGCAGCCTGCTGGCCGGCACCGAAGGGGCCGAGCTGTCGCTGGCCGACCGGCTGGCCGAACTCGCCGCGGTCGCGGACCTGCGGCTCCTGGAACACCTGGCGCGTGAGGGGACGGACGGTCCGGTGCGCCGCGCCGCGATCGAGCGGATCGCCAGCCCCGCGGTACTGGCGGACTGCGCCCTGCATGACAGCCTGACCGCCAATCGGGGCGCGGCCGTGGCCCGGCTCGAGGACCGGCAGTGCCTGGAGCAGGTGGTCCGGCAGATCGGCAAGAAGGACAAGGCGGTCTACCGCGTGGCGCGCGAGAAACTGCGGCGCCAACTCGAGCGCGACGAGGAGCCTCGGCGCATCGCCGCCCGGTGTGCCGACCTCTGCGAGCGGGCGGAGCGTCTGGGCCACCTGCAGCAGTGGACCCAGGACCGCGCCCTGCTCGAACACCTGGACGGCCAGTGGGCCCAGATCGCCGCCCAGGCCGAGCCGGAGTGGGAGCGCCGCTACGGCGCCGCCCGCGCCCAATTCATCGCCGCCGAGGCTGCCTACCGGGCCGCCAACGCCGCCCAGCTCGCGGCCCAGGAGTCACGCACGGCGCTGCGGGCCGCGCGCGAGACCCTGATCGTCGAGGCGGCGGGGATCGCGGCGCTCGACGCCGCGGCGGCGATCCGCACGGCTCGGGACCTCGTGGCCGCCGCCTGGAAGGACCTGGAACCCCTGCCGGACGCCGAACAGCGCGGCCTCGACCAGCGTTTCAACCAGCACCTCGAGGCCGCGCAGACCGCGTGGCAGACGCTGACCGAGCGCGGCCGCCAATGCGAGCGGCTGCGCAATGTCGTCGCCCGGGCCGAACAGGTCCTCAAGGAGTCCAAGCCGCTGGACCTGCCCCAGACCCTCGCCCTCATCGAGCAGGGGCGGACCCTCGCCCTGGGGCTCGCGGCGGACGCGAGCGCCGCGCAGCCGTGCGCCGCCTTCAGCGCGCTGGTCGAGCGCCTCCAGGCGCGACTCCAGGGCCAGCGGCGGCACGCCGAACAGCGCCTGGCCGAGATCCCCGCCCGCCTCGACGCGCTCGCCGCGCTGGTGGAGGCCGGCGAACTCAAGAAGGCCGATCCCATCCACCAAAGCCTCCAGGCCGCCCTGGACCTGATCGCGTCGAGCGGCCTGCCCAAGGGCGCCACCGCGGACCTGGGGGCCCGGCTGCGCGCCCTAAGTCCGCGGCTGCGCGACCTGCAACACTGGCGCCGCTGGGGCGCGGACCAGCACCGCGAGGCCCTGTGCGCGGCCATGGAGGCATTGTGCGGGCAGGACCTGCCCTTGGCGGCGGTGGCCGAGCGTCTGCATGTCCTCAAGACCGACTGGCAGGAGGTGGAGCGGGCCGGCTCCCCCGCCAACAAGCCACTGTGGGAGCGCTTCCACCAGGCCTCCGCCGCGGTCGCCGAGCGGGTGCGCCCGCTGCTCGCGCTCCAGGCCGCGGAACAGGACAGCAACCGCGCTGCCCGCGAGCAGGTGTGCGGCGAGCTCGAGACCTTCCTGTCCCGGATCGACTGGGAGCGGGTGGAGTGGAAGCGCGTCATGCGTGCCGAGCGTGAGGTCCGCCACGCCTGGTCCCTGATCGGCCCCTGCGAACCCCGTGAGCGGCGGCGGCTGGAACGCCGCTACCATGAGGCCATCACCTCCATGGACCAACGCCTCGAGGCGGAGCGGGCGCGCAATCAAGGCCTCAAACGCGGCCTGATCGAGCGCGTGCGAACCCTCGCCGAGCACCCGGACCTGGACGCCGCCATCAACGAGACCAAGGACCTTCAGCGCCAGTGGTGCACCACGGTCCCGGCCCGGCAGCGCGACGAGAACCGCCTGTGGCAGAGTTTCCGCGCCGCCTGCGATCTCGTCTTCGAGCGCCGGGCGGCGCAGCACCAGGCGCAACGCGGCGAGTTGGCCGCCAACCTGGCCGCCCGCGAGGCCCTGTGCGACGAGGCCCTGGCCTGCGCCGAGTCGCAGACGGACCCGCGCCGTCTGGCTGCGGCCCAGCGCGACCTTGAGCAACGCTGGCGGGAGGCCGAATCCATTCCGGTCCCGCGGCCCGCCGTCGCCGCCCTGAATCGCCGCTGGCAAGAGGCGCTGGGGCGGCTGAACCAACGCCGCCAGGCGCTCGAAGACGTCGCCGGGCGCGCGCTCTTCGACCTGCTGATCCACCGGGCGGCCCTGTGCGAGGCCCTGGAGGAGCGCCTGTTGGACCCGGCGGCCGCCCCCGTCGACCCAGGTCTCGGCGAGCAGGAATGGGCCAGCCTGCCGGAACTGCCGGACCGGGGCCAGCAGGAGGCACTCGAGGAGCGCCGCCGCGCCGCCCTGGAGGCCGCGACCGACCCGGCGCGACTGGCCGCGCTGCACGACCTTGCCGTGGCCAACCGCGAGCGGCGCGAACGGCTGTGCCTGGAGTTGGAGGTTGCCGCCGGGGTGGAATCCCCCCCGGCCCTGGCCCAGGAGCGGTTGCGGCTCCAGGTCAGCCGACTCGCCGAGCGCATGAGCGAGGGCGAGGCGGACAGCCTGCGCGGCGCCGCCGACCTGCTGCGCGCCTGGTATCTGCTGGGCCCCGCGCCCCGTGACGCGGCCCTTCAGACGCGGGTGGAACGGGTGCGCCAGGCCCTGGCGGTCGGGGCGTCGGGCGGTCGGGCGGCGGAGTCGGAAGCCGGCTGA
- a CDS encoding MBL fold metallo-hydrolase — MDFRILPVTPFQQNCTLLWCTATRRAVIIDPGGEAPRILRLIAELKLEPERILLTHGHLDHVGATAELVEHLHLPVCGPHRDDAFLIRGLDRQCEMFGVAPLRPFEPDQWLEQGDTIPVGEATLQVLHCPGHTPGHIVFFHAAGKLAQVGDVLFAGSIGRTDFPRGNHRQLIESITHRLFPLGDEVRFISGHGPMSTFGTERRTNPFVGLAAAGDGLDDAPL; from the coding sequence ATGGACTTCCGTATCCTTCCCGTCACCCCCTTCCAACAGAATTGCACGCTCCTGTGGTGCACCGCGACGCGCCGCGCCGTGATCATCGACCCCGGCGGCGAGGCGCCGCGCATCCTGCGCCTGATCGCGGAGCTGAAGCTCGAGCCCGAGCGCATCCTGTTGACCCACGGACACCTGGACCACGTCGGCGCCACGGCCGAGCTGGTCGAGCACCTGCACCTGCCGGTGTGCGGTCCCCACCGCGACGACGCCTTCCTGATCCGCGGGCTGGATCGGCAGTGCGAGATGTTTGGCGTCGCGCCCCTGCGCCCCTTCGAGCCCGATCAGTGGCTGGAGCAGGGCGACACCATCCCGGTGGGCGAGGCCACCCTGCAAGTCCTGCACTGCCCCGGGCATACCCCAGGGCATATCGTCTTTTTCCACGCCGCGGGGAAACTGGCCCAGGTCGGGGACGTGCTGTTTGCGGGCAGCATCGGGCGGACGGACTTCCCGCGCGGCAACCACCGGCAACTCATCGAATCCATCACGCACCGACTCTTCCCCCTGGGTGACGAGGTGCGGTTCATCTCCGGACACGGACCCATGTCGACCTTCGGCACCGAGCGCCGCACCAATCCCTTCGTCGGGCTGGCGGCCGCGGGTGACGGCCTGGACGACGCGCCCTTGTAG
- a CDS encoding YdcH family protein encodes MLGEPHNLLHEFPELEGKIEGLRASNPDFAHLMNDYDDLDARVRQLEELGIPVADETIEELKKERLVLKDRLYRILRG; translated from the coding sequence ATGCTTGGCGAACCCCACAACCTCCTGCACGAGTTTCCGGAGTTGGAAGGTAAGATCGAGGGCCTGCGCGCGTCCAACCCGGACTTTGCCCACCTGATGAACGATTACGACGACTTGGACGCCCGCGTGCGCCAACTCGAGGAGTTGGGTATCCCGGTGGCCGACGAGACCATCGAGGAGTTGAAGAAGGAGCGACTGGTGCTCAAAGACCGCCTCTACCGCATCCTGCGGGGCTGA